In Vibrio celticus, one genomic interval encodes:
- a CDS encoding DUF294 nucleotidyltransferase-like domain-containing protein codes for MLMPDKFNMQHPPFDSLSDAEQLKLRSSLDVVYYRSQEVILEAERPSRHLHILIKGAVEERASSDGEIYAHYANDDIFDVRSQFEPHTKHQYIALEDTLSYLLPTDIFLELYHANGQFAAYFDSNLSTRKALIEAAQQQQNLAEFILTKVDDSIYHPPLILEPNQPINQVTQTLKEQGLDSALVHLEHDVPKAFGSSCSLPYGIVTRTNLLHAVMLDNFPLDAPVGEIATFPVMHVNQGDFLFNAMITMTRNRVKRLMVCDGKNAVGMVDMTQILSAFSTHSHVLTLRIARATSVEELAMASNKQRQLVESLLSNGIRTRFIMELISAVNEQIIEKAFELVIPPALHNHCCLIVLGSEGRGEQILKTDQDNALIIQDGLEWHQCQSAMNDLTHTLQQLGYPLCPGNVMVNNPKWVHSEQEWKQTLTHWVKKATPDTVMDIAIMADAHAVAGNRELLKPVKQHLSDLMLGQELILTEFCRPALNFSVPLTLFGNVKQSKSGLDIKKGGIFPIVHGVRALCLEHGVTVNNTFERIEQLVSKKVLEQSTADNLSEALKQFFKWRLTQRLSQQHSSNKINVKLMERADRDLLRHSLHVVKKFKQWLGYHYQIRD; via the coding sequence ATGCTTATGCCTGACAAATTTAATATGCAGCACCCACCCTTCGATAGCCTGTCCGACGCCGAACAGTTGAAGCTTCGCTCTTCATTAGACGTGGTTTATTACCGCTCCCAAGAAGTGATACTGGAAGCTGAAAGGCCGAGCCGACACCTGCATATTTTGATCAAAGGGGCTGTTGAAGAGCGCGCAAGCAGTGATGGCGAGATTTACGCACATTATGCCAATGACGATATTTTTGATGTCCGCAGCCAGTTTGAACCTCACACCAAACACCAATATATCGCACTCGAAGATACATTAAGTTATCTGCTGCCCACCGATATTTTTCTTGAGCTTTACCACGCCAATGGCCAATTCGCGGCCTACTTTGATAGCAACCTATCAACACGAAAAGCTTTGATAGAAGCCGCCCAGCAGCAACAGAATCTTGCCGAGTTTATATTGACCAAAGTGGATGACTCTATCTACCACCCACCACTGATACTTGAACCAAACCAACCTATCAACCAAGTCACTCAAACCCTTAAAGAACAAGGGTTAGACTCGGCCCTAGTTCATTTGGAACATGATGTTCCAAAAGCTTTTGGATCATCATGTTCCTTGCCGTATGGAATCGTCACTCGAACCAATTTATTGCATGCTGTGATGCTCGATAATTTCCCACTGGATGCACCTGTCGGAGAGATCGCAACGTTTCCGGTGATGCACGTGAACCAAGGTGATTTCTTATTTAACGCCATGATTACCATGACCAGAAATCGAGTAAAAAGGTTGATGGTTTGTGATGGTAAAAATGCGGTCGGCATGGTGGATATGACACAGATCCTCAGTGCATTCTCCACACACTCCCACGTTCTCACTTTGCGTATTGCGCGCGCCACCAGCGTTGAAGAGTTGGCAATGGCATCCAACAAACAGCGTCAACTGGTCGAGAGCTTGCTCAGTAATGGGATTCGCACACGCTTTATCATGGAACTGATTTCTGCGGTCAACGAACAGATCATAGAGAAGGCTTTTGAGTTGGTGATCCCGCCTGCACTGCATAATCATTGCTGCCTAATCGTGTTGGGTTCCGAAGGCCGTGGCGAACAAATTCTCAAAACCGATCAAGACAACGCGCTAATAATTCAAGATGGTTTGGAGTGGCATCAATGCCAAAGTGCCATGAACGACCTCACCCATACCCTTCAACAATTGGGTTACCCACTGTGCCCGGGCAACGTAATGGTCAACAATCCGAAATGGGTGCATTCAGAACAAGAGTGGAAACAAACCCTCACCCATTGGGTAAAAAAAGCCACGCCAGACACCGTGATGGATATTGCGATCATGGCAGATGCACACGCTGTGGCGGGGAATAGAGAGCTATTAAAACCAGTCAAACAGCACCTCAGTGATTTAATGCTCGGACAAGAATTGATTCTGACGGAGTTCTGCCGCCCAGCGCTGAACTTCTCGGTCCCCCTCACCCTATTTGGCAATGTGAAGCAATCCAAGTCAGGGCTCGATATCAAAAAAGGTGGTATTTTCCCTATCGTGCATGGTGTGAGAGCACTTTGTCTTGAGCATGGTGTCACCGTAAACAACACCTTCGAACGCATTGAGCAACTGGTCAGCAAGAAAGTGCTTGAGCAAAGTACTGCCGATAATCTCAGTGAAGCACTCAAGCAATTCTTTAAGTGGCGCTTAACCCAAAGGCTTTCTCAGCAGCACAGCAGCAACAAGATTAACGTCAAACTGATGGAGCGAGCAGACAGAGATCTGCTTCGTCATAGCCTGCACGTGGTGAAGAAATTCAAGCAATGGCTCGGCTACCACTATCAGATACGGGATTAG
- a CDS encoding 3-phenylpropionate MFS transporter yields the protein MFSPSPYGWISQYFLGFFFAYGVYLPFWALWFEDQGVSAGDIGVLIGIGFATRCVANLVITPRIHKVEHLMPALRCLSFAALLFVGFHFFTGGSFVLMLLATVLFNLCCGPIIPLSDAMANHYSRLKMLDYGRTRLWGSIAFIAGSTVVGYLVAQFGTDMILYTALAGVLLSLILAMRNPNVMPVTQSEQQAARPKLGELLRESSVVKFLSLMALLQGSHAAYYSFSAIYWKEAGHSEAIIGYLWSLGVVAEVAVFALSKRLFSGWSLRTLFVVAAIGVMARWGITASTTAIFALVMVQLLHGVTFAMAHIAAIQYIQSEEQNKMVALQALYNAIPLGAFIALMTTLSGWGYELWGANIFWGMAAMGALALFIKLDERSSVVEINQSDSEQSESHSKC from the coding sequence ATGTTTAGCCCTTCACCCTATGGCTGGATCTCTCAGTATTTTCTTGGTTTCTTTTTTGCGTATGGCGTGTATTTGCCATTTTGGGCGTTGTGGTTTGAAGACCAAGGCGTGTCTGCTGGTGATATTGGTGTATTGATTGGTATCGGATTTGCGACTCGTTGTGTGGCTAACCTAGTGATTACGCCGCGTATCCATAAAGTGGAACACTTGATGCCAGCGCTACGCTGTTTGAGTTTCGCTGCGCTGCTGTTTGTTGGCTTCCACTTCTTCACCGGTGGCAGTTTTGTACTGATGTTGTTGGCAACGGTACTGTTTAACCTCTGTTGTGGGCCGATCATTCCTCTTTCTGATGCGATGGCTAACCATTACAGTCGTTTGAAAATGCTCGACTACGGCCGAACTCGCCTTTGGGGGTCAATTGCCTTTATCGCAGGCTCAACGGTGGTTGGCTATTTGGTGGCACAATTTGGCACCGACATGATTTTGTATACTGCACTTGCGGGCGTGTTGTTGTCATTGATTCTGGCGATGAGAAATCCCAATGTGATGCCAGTAACGCAATCTGAGCAACAAGCGGCGCGACCAAAACTAGGTGAACTGCTGCGTGAGTCGTCAGTGGTAAAATTTTTATCCTTGATGGCGCTGCTGCAAGGTAGTCATGCGGCTTACTACAGTTTTAGTGCGATTTATTGGAAAGAAGCGGGTCACTCAGAAGCGATCATCGGTTACTTGTGGAGCTTAGGTGTTGTTGCTGAAGTGGCCGTATTTGCTCTGAGCAAGCGATTATTCTCAGGCTGGTCACTGCGTACTTTGTTTGTCGTCGCGGCTATTGGGGTGATGGCGCGTTGGGGTATTACCGCATCAACGACAGCGATTTTCGCACTGGTTATGGTGCAGTTGCTGCACGGTGTGACCTTTGCCATGGCACACATCGCCGCGATTCAATACATCCAATCTGAAGAACAAAACAAGATGGTTGCGCTACAAGCCCTGTATAACGCGATTCCATTAGGTGCCTTTATTGCACTGATGACCACCTTAAGTGGTTGGGGTTATGAGCTTTGGGGTGCAAATATCTTCTGGGGTATGGCTGCAATGGGTGCACTTGCTCTGTTCATTAAGTTGGATGAAAGAAGTTCAGTGGTTGAGATTAATCAATCAGATTCGGAACAGTCAGAATCTCACAGCAAATGCTGA
- a CDS encoding sodium:solute symporter family protein yields the protein MDIQTWTFILVGITFAVYIGIAIWARAGSTSEFYVAGGGVHPVANGMATAADWMSAASFISMAGIISFVGYDGAVYLMGWTGGYVLLALCLAPYLRKFGQFTVPDFIGERYYSKTARMVAVFCAIFVSFTYVAGQMRGVGVVFSRFLEVDINLGIIIGMGIVFFYAVLGGMKGITYTQVAQFCVLIFAFLVPAIFTSIMMTGNPLPQVGMGSTLSGTDVYLLDKLDGLTEELGFTAYTEGNKSMVDVFFICAALMVGTAGLPHVIIRFFTVPKVRDARISAGWALLFISLLYTTAPGVAAFARVNMIETINGPDMQGVAAADAPSWYKNWESTGLVGWEDKNGDGKMFYSGDERNEMKINRDIIVLASPELAKLPNWVVALLAAGGLAAALSTAAGLLLVISTSISHDLLKKGFRPNMTDKQELLAARLAAMVAIVGAGYLGINPPGFVAQVVAFAFGLAAASFFPAIILGIFYKKMNKEGAIAGMLSGIAFTASYIIYFKFINPAASTPENWWFGISPEGIGTLGMCLNFVVSIAVNKVTAEVPEDVQEMVENIRYPKGAGEAHDH from the coding sequence ATGGATATTCAAACTTGGACGTTTATTCTCGTCGGTATTACTTTTGCGGTATATATCGGCATCGCAATCTGGGCTCGTGCAGGGTCGACTAGTGAGTTCTACGTTGCTGGCGGTGGTGTACACCCAGTAGCAAACGGCATGGCAACCGCCGCTGACTGGATGTCGGCAGCATCATTCATCTCAATGGCAGGTATCATCTCATTCGTTGGTTACGACGGTGCGGTTTACCTAATGGGTTGGACAGGTGGTTATGTACTACTTGCGCTATGTTTAGCACCTTACCTACGTAAGTTCGGTCAGTTTACGGTTCCTGATTTCATCGGTGAGCGTTACTACTCGAAAACGGCACGTATGGTAGCGGTATTCTGTGCAATCTTCGTATCGTTTACGTACGTTGCAGGCCAGATGCGTGGTGTGGGCGTTGTATTCTCTCGTTTCCTAGAAGTTGATATTAACCTAGGCATCATCATTGGTATGGGTATTGTGTTCTTCTACGCAGTACTAGGTGGCATGAAAGGCATCACTTATACGCAGGTAGCTCAATTCTGTGTCCTCATTTTCGCCTTCCTTGTTCCAGCAATCTTTACCTCAATCATGATGACAGGTAACCCACTTCCACAAGTTGGTATGGGCTCTACGCTATCAGGCACAGATGTTTACCTTCTTGATAAACTGGATGGACTGACCGAAGAACTCGGATTTACCGCCTATACCGAAGGTAACAAGAGCATGGTAGATGTATTCTTCATCTGTGCGGCTCTAATGGTCGGTACTGCGGGTCTTCCACACGTAATCATTCGTTTCTTCACGGTACCAAAAGTACGTGATGCTCGTATCTCAGCGGGTTGGGCACTACTGTTCATCTCATTGCTATACACAACAGCACCAGGCGTTGCAGCATTCGCTCGTGTAAACATGATCGAAACAATCAACGGCCCTGACATGCAAGGTGTCGCAGCAGCAGACGCACCGAGCTGGTACAAAAACTGGGAAAGCACTGGCCTAGTAGGTTGGGAAGATAAGAACGGCGATGGCAAAATGTTCTACTCGGGCGATGAGCGCAACGAGATGAAGATTAACCGTGACATCATCGTACTGGCTTCTCCAGAGCTAGCGAAACTACCAAACTGGGTTGTAGCACTGCTTGCAGCCGGTGGCCTAGCAGCCGCACTATCAACAGCCGCGGGTCTACTATTGGTCATCTCAACGTCGATTTCACATGACTTGTTGAAAAAAGGCTTCAGACCAAACATGACCGACAAGCAGGAGCTGTTAGCCGCTCGTCTGGCAGCCATGGTCGCGATTGTCGGTGCCGGTTACTTAGGTATTAACCCACCAGGCTTTGTAGCACAGGTAGTAGCGTTTGCCTTCGGCTTAGCCGCAGCATCCTTCTTCCCAGCGATTATCCTAGGTATCTTCTACAAGAAGATGAACAAGGAAGGCGCAATTGCAGGTATGTTGTCAGGTATTGCCTTCACAGCAAGCTACATCATCTACTTCAAGTTCATTAACCCAGCAGCAAGCACACCTGAAAACTGGTGGTTTGGTATCAGCCCAGAGGGCATCGGTACGCTAGGTATGTGTCTAAACTTTGTAGTATCAATTGCAGTGAACAAAGTGACAGCTGAAGTTCCAGAAGATGTACAAGAGATGGTTGAGAACATCCGTTACCCGAAAGGTGCAGGTGAAGCTCACGACCACTAA
- a CDS encoding hybrid sensor histidine kinase/response regulator translates to MQGWIVIPVSLAYLGVLFLIAWYGDRQVRWLSRWRPWIYSLSIAVYCTSWTFYGTVGQASNNPWSFLPIYLAPILVFTLGWRILARLILIAKREHITSIADFIAARYGKSQGLAVAVTVIAVVGILPYIALQLRGITMGLDIVAPNLAADFGYQDYHVSWFVVGALAIFTMLFGTRHIDNTEHHRGMMMAVAFESIVKLAAFLIVGLFIMYLAMSSDKIDLLDVAASTYESPNIPTLIIHTVLTMLAIVCLPRQFHTMVVENERPQDLHTARWLFPLYLILMGLFVLPIAWAGQGLLTGMPADTYVISVPMSEGANHIALLAFLGGTSAASGMVIVSTIALAIMVSNDLVMPLLLRRMRLTQRTHRHFSGLLLVIRRGLILLLLLGAWLFYQALDTIHSLSAIGFLSFAAIAQFAPALIGGLYWRPGNRKGVYVGLMVGSLIWLITLMSQTSMLAGDSESNLLLWIITPPELLSSWDISSSNWGIVLSIVLNTLCYAVVSMTTRPSLSERLQSAAFVGTPLPENENISLYQNRVTVAELEMLASRFVGRKRAKSALHSYWQQHGQPLLPNQQAPASLIRHAERVLAGVFGASSAKLVLTSALQGRNMQLEEVATIVDEASELYDFSRGLLQGAIEHIGQGIAVIDKQMRLVAWNQRYLELFEFPAGLIQVGRPISDVIRHNAEQGLCGPGDPEDHVRRRVYHLEQGTRHTSSRIRPDGRVIEVQGNPMPSGGFVMSFTDITVFRQAEQALKDANESLESRVHERTQELEKLNHRLVKATQISDQESQSKSRFLAAVSHDLMQPLNAARLFASSLSEVAKEQEVKQLSSHIESALGAAEDLIGDLLDISRLESGKLETNIHAIAVHDVLTNLNAEFSALARQQKIEFKMIPSSLFIHSDPKLLRRVIQNFLTNAFRYNPEGKVVLGARRVNGQVRIDVWDNGTGIDEDKQQEIFEEFTRGSQVRADQGLGLGLAISKGIAHVLGHQISMRSWPGQGSVFSITLARAEKVAPVVQASTPMATSDIEHLKILCVDNEREILVGMENLIGRWGCEVKTAVDLVESLQCLDEGWLPDVIFSDYRLDNGRTGLEVLQQCRLRLGDSFEGVIISADRTDDMLAAIKANSFSFIAKPVKPLKLRAVLNRVS, encoded by the coding sequence ATGCAAGGATGGATAGTAATTCCAGTCTCTTTAGCCTACTTGGGCGTGTTATTTCTGATCGCTTGGTATGGAGACAGGCAGGTTCGTTGGCTATCGCGTTGGCGCCCGTGGATCTATAGCCTTTCGATTGCCGTGTATTGTACCTCTTGGACCTTCTATGGAACGGTCGGGCAGGCGAGCAATAACCCTTGGTCCTTTTTACCCATTTATCTCGCCCCGATTCTGGTCTTTACACTAGGCTGGCGGATCTTGGCGCGGCTGATTCTGATTGCGAAGCGGGAACACATCACCTCCATTGCCGACTTTATCGCGGCTCGTTATGGAAAATCTCAGGGCTTAGCGGTGGCGGTGACGGTTATCGCCGTGGTCGGTATCCTTCCTTATATCGCTCTGCAACTGCGTGGTATCACCATGGGGTTGGATATTGTTGCGCCCAACCTAGCGGCTGACTTTGGTTATCAGGACTATCACGTATCTTGGTTCGTGGTCGGTGCTTTGGCTATTTTTACCATGCTGTTTGGTACAAGACACATTGATAACACAGAACATCACCGTGGCATGATGATGGCGGTGGCGTTTGAATCCATCGTTAAGCTCGCGGCATTCCTGATCGTTGGCCTGTTCATCATGTATCTGGCGATGAGCAGCGACAAAATCGACCTGCTTGATGTGGCGGCTTCCACCTACGAATCACCCAATATTCCGACCTTAATTATTCATACCGTTTTGACCATGTTGGCGATTGTCTGTTTGCCACGCCAGTTCCATACCATGGTGGTAGAGAACGAACGTCCTCAAGACCTGCACACCGCTCGCTGGTTGTTTCCGCTTTACCTGATTTTGATGGGACTGTTCGTGCTGCCAATTGCTTGGGCAGGACAAGGGCTACTTACTGGTATGCCAGCGGATACCTATGTGATCAGTGTGCCAATGTCAGAAGGGGCTAATCACATTGCCTTGCTGGCTTTCCTTGGTGGTACGTCTGCGGCAAGTGGCATGGTGATAGTGTCGACCATCGCCTTGGCGATCATGGTGTCGAACGATTTAGTAATGCCACTGTTACTGCGCCGTATGCGCCTAACCCAAAGAACCCATCGACATTTTTCTGGTCTGTTATTGGTGATTCGCCGCGGACTAATTTTACTGCTGTTGCTTGGTGCTTGGCTGTTTTATCAAGCGCTCGATACCATTCATTCACTGTCAGCGATTGGCTTTCTTTCGTTTGCTGCGATTGCTCAATTCGCGCCAGCACTTATTGGTGGTTTGTACTGGCGCCCGGGTAACCGCAAGGGCGTGTATGTCGGTTTAATGGTTGGCTCCTTGATTTGGCTTATCACCCTAATGAGCCAAACCAGCATGTTGGCGGGCGATAGTGAAAGTAACCTTTTACTGTGGATTATTACGCCACCAGAGTTACTCAGCAGTTGGGATATCAGCAGCTCAAACTGGGGAATTGTGCTGAGTATTGTGCTCAATACCTTGTGCTATGCCGTGGTTTCGATGACGACTCGCCCAAGCCTAAGTGAGCGCTTACAATCGGCGGCATTTGTTGGCACGCCACTGCCTGAGAACGAGAATATCAGCCTCTATCAGAATCGCGTGACAGTCGCTGAATTAGAGATGCTGGCGTCGCGTTTTGTAGGCCGTAAGCGTGCCAAAAGTGCCTTACACAGCTACTGGCAACAACACGGTCAGCCGCTGCTTCCTAATCAACAAGCGCCTGCAAGTCTGATTCGACACGCAGAGCGCGTGCTCGCAGGTGTATTTGGTGCTTCGTCTGCTAAGTTAGTACTTACTTCCGCTTTGCAGGGAAGAAACATGCAGCTTGAAGAAGTCGCGACCATCGTGGATGAAGCTTCAGAACTGTACGACTTCAGCCGTGGTTTACTGCAAGGAGCGATTGAACATATTGGCCAAGGCATCGCAGTAATAGATAAACAAATGAGGCTGGTGGCGTGGAATCAACGTTACTTAGAGCTGTTTGAATTTCCTGCGGGTTTGATTCAGGTTGGGCGACCCATTTCCGATGTGATTCGCCATAATGCCGAACAGGGTTTGTGTGGTCCGGGTGACCCAGAAGATCACGTTCGTCGCCGTGTTTATCACCTTGAGCAAGGCACTCGACACACCTCTTCCCGTATTCGCCCTGATGGTCGAGTGATTGAGGTGCAAGGTAACCCGATGCCAAGTGGTGGCTTTGTGATGAGTTTTACCGATATCACGGTATTCCGACAAGCAGAGCAAGCCCTAAAAGATGCCAATGAAAGCTTGGAATCGAGAGTGCATGAGCGAACTCAAGAGCTCGAAAAACTGAATCATCGTTTGGTAAAAGCCACGCAGATTTCGGATCAAGAATCACAATCTAAGAGTCGTTTTCTAGCCGCGGTAAGCCACGATTTGATGCAGCCACTCAATGCCGCACGTCTATTTGCTTCGTCACTTTCTGAGGTAGCAAAAGAGCAAGAGGTGAAGCAATTATCATCTCACATCGAGAGTGCACTTGGCGCCGCAGAAGATTTGATTGGTGACTTGTTGGATATCTCTCGATTGGAGTCCGGAAAGTTAGAAACCAACATTCACGCGATTGCCGTGCACGATGTGCTAACCAACTTAAATGCGGAATTTAGTGCCCTAGCGAGACAACAGAAAATTGAGTTTAAGATGATTCCATCGTCATTGTTCATTCACTCTGACCCTAAGCTGTTAAGGCGTGTGATTCAGAACTTTTTGACCAATGCGTTCCGCTATAACCCGGAAGGGAAAGTGGTACTGGGTGCGAGAAGAGTGAATGGACAGGTTCGAATCGATGTGTGGGATAACGGAACCGGTATCGATGAAGACAAGCAACAAGAGATCTTTGAAGAGTTTACTCGTGGCAGCCAAGTACGAGCTGATCAAGGATTGGGGTTAGGGCTGGCTATCTCGAAAGGTATTGCTCATGTGCTTGGCCATCAAATTTCGATGCGCTCATGGCCGGGCCAAGGCAGTGTCTTTTCAATCACCTTAGCTCGAGCGGAAAAAGTGGCTCCAGTTGTGCAAGCTTCGACGCCAATGGCGACCAGTGACATCGAACATCTGAAGATATTGTGTGTCGACAATGAACGAGAAATCTTAGTCGGCATGGAAAACCTGATTGGCCGCTGGGGCTGTGAGGTTAAGACGGCGGTTGATCTGGTCGAAAGTTTGCAGTGCCTAGATGAAGGTTGGCTGCCAGATGTCATTTTCTCAGATTACCGTTTGGATAATGGCAGAACGGGTCTCGAAGTATTACAGCAGTGTCGCTTGCGCCTTGGAGATTCTTTTGAAGGGGTCATCATCAGTGCCGATAGAACCGATGACATGTTGGCAGCGATAAAGGCCAACAGCTTTAGCTTTATTGCCAAGCCAGTGAAGCCACTCAAGTTAAGAGCGGTCTTGAATCGGGTGAGTTAG
- a CDS encoding 3'-5' exonuclease — translation MNRLVRYYWHHKLKGSLYQPLFTAPIDHEYVSLDCETTSLDPNQAELVTIAATKIIGNRIITSQPFEVRLRAPQSLDCNSIKIHRIRHQDLKHGIEEKQALIELLNFIGNRPLVGYHIRYDKKILDRACLKQLGFPLPNRLVEVSQLYQDKLERQLPNAYFDLSMDAICRQLDLPIPVNKHDALQDAISAALIFVRLKHGDLPRFNSSYS, via the coding sequence ATGAATAGGTTGGTTCGCTATTACTGGCATCACAAGCTCAAAGGCTCTCTCTATCAGCCTCTGTTTACTGCGCCTATTGATCATGAATATGTATCGCTCGATTGTGAAACCACCAGCCTAGACCCCAATCAGGCAGAATTGGTCACTATTGCCGCGACCAAGATCATCGGTAACCGAATCATTACCAGCCAACCTTTTGAAGTCCGATTGCGCGCCCCGCAATCGCTTGATTGCAATTCAATAAAAATCCACCGCATTCGTCATCAAGATCTAAAGCATGGCATCGAAGAAAAACAGGCTTTAATCGAGCTACTGAACTTCATTGGAAATCGTCCTTTAGTCGGCTATCACATCCGCTATGATAAAAAAATTCTCGACCGCGCCTGTTTAAAACAGCTTGGATTTCCACTGCCTAATCGATTAGTCGAAGTGAGTCAACTCTACCAAGACAAACTCGAAAGACAGCTGCCCAATGCCTATTTTGATCTCAGTATGGACGCCATCTGTCGCCAGCTCGATTTACCGATACCGGTCAATAAACATGATGCATTACAAGATGCTATCTCCGCTGCGCTGATCTTTGTGCGTCTGAAACATGGTGATCTGCCCCGTTTCAACTCTTCTTATTCTTAA
- a CDS encoding IS5 family transposase, with protein MPRTMLTDIRWELLLQVMKSTGRIYDKTEHRMTFEGILYRMRTGIPWRDLPSEFGEWSTVYRRFNLWSKKGILDNLFKSLSNMADFEWVFLDGSIVRAHQHSTGAATESSEQIGKSRGGNSTKIHLAVDSGGLPICFDLSEGQRHDIVHAESLVEQLDEVNTIVCDKGYDSEPFRIFVKERGGETVIAKRNYGQDIDKDSMDWCLYKYRHLVENAFGRIKHYRAISSRYDKLERNYASMLSLAFMLMWLPMYC; from the coding sequence ATGCCAAGAACAATGCTAACTGATATTCGCTGGGAACTGCTACTCCAAGTTATGAAAAGTACAGGTCGTATTTACGATAAAACTGAACATCGAATGACATTTGAAGGAATACTTTATCGAATGAGAACAGGTATTCCTTGGCGAGATCTACCCTCTGAGTTCGGAGAGTGGAGTACCGTTTACAGACGATTTAATCTTTGGTCAAAGAAAGGGATTTTAGATAATCTTTTCAAAAGCTTATCTAACATGGCTGATTTTGAATGGGTATTTCTTGATGGCTCTATAGTTAGAGCACATCAGCATAGTACAGGTGCAGCTACTGAAAGTTCAGAGCAAATAGGAAAAAGTCGCGGGGGCAACTCAACCAAAATTCACTTAGCCGTAGATAGTGGTGGCCTGCCGATTTGCTTTGATTTATCAGAGGGACAACGCCACGATATAGTGCATGCCGAAAGCTTAGTTGAGCAACTCGATGAAGTTAATACCATCGTTTGTGATAAAGGATATGACAGCGAACCTTTCCGTATTTTTGTTAAGGAACGTGGCGGAGAAACGGTAATTGCTAAACGCAATTACGGACAAGATATAGACAAAGACAGTATGGATTGGTGTTTATACAAGTATCGTCACTTGGTCGAAAATGCCTTTGGGAGAATTAAGCATTATCGAGCTATTTCAAGTAGATATGACAAGCTAGAAAGGAATTATGCCAGCATGTTATCGCTGGCATTCATGTTAATGTGGCTACCGATGTATTGTTGA
- a CDS encoding DUF4212 domain-containing protein yields the protein MAFESTEHAQAYWKENLGIMGTLLAVWFAVSYGAGILFVDALNTVQFGGFKLGFWFAQQGSIYTFVALIFIYVVRMNALDKKYNVQED from the coding sequence ATGGCGTTCGAATCTACGGAACATGCTCAAGCCTACTGGAAGGAAAACTTGGGAATTATGGGAACACTGCTCGCGGTCTGGTTTGCGGTGTCTTACGGCGCTGGCATCTTATTTGTGGATGCCCTCAATACCGTTCAGTTTGGCGGGTTCAAGCTAGGATTTTGGTTCGCTCAGCAAGGTTCGATATACACCTTCGTGGCGCTGATATTTATTTACGTTGTCCGCATGAATGCGCTCGACAAAAAATACAACGTACAGGAAGACTAG